The proteins below are encoded in one region of Triticum aestivum cultivar Chinese Spring chromosome 1B, IWGSC CS RefSeq v2.1, whole genome shotgun sequence:
- the LOC123077471 gene encoding uncharacterized protein produces MSQLSSDEFEDDTIDPTEIFSLEDYLAQQNTLNNFATQIATNIHHTLEGPSTRRQSAPRTYIDRKREFYNELLIADYFCDNPTYPDYYFRRRFRMGKPLFLRIVQALGEWSPYFTQRVDALGRPGLSPSQKCTAAMHMLAYGVPADKTDDHIRLGASTALESLEKFAKGVIAKFGGEYLRRPTVEDIQRLLEIGEARGFPGMLGSIDCMHWEWKNCPVGWKGQFTRGDYGVPTIILEAVASHDLWIWHAFFGVPGSNNDINVLNQSPLFTETLQGNAPRVDYYVNEQQYKKGYYLADGIYPEWAVFVKTIRLPQTENDKLFAKKQEGARKDVERAFGVLQQRFKIVAEPSRLWDQIDICNIMEACVIMHNMILEDEKGVELPFDLNEALGTSTALPPTAINGATPLFTDVIRRDVEIRDRSMHNRLKHDLVEHIWKKFGEATNN; encoded by the coding sequence ATGTCACAATTGAGTTCCGATGAGTTCGAAGATGATACCATTGACCCAACAGAAATTTTCTCTCTAGAAGATTACTTGGCACAACAGAATACTCTCAACAACTTTGCTACACAAATAGCCACAAACATTCATCATACACTAGAAGGTCCAAGTACTAGGCGTCAGTCAGCCCCTAGGACATATATTGACAGGAAGAGAGAATTTTACAATGAACTTCTCATAGCAGATTACTTCTGTGATAATCCTACCTATCCTGATTACTACTTCCGTAGAAGGTTCCGCATGGGAAAACCCCTCTTTCTACGCATTGTTCAAGCTCTTGGTGAGTGGTCTCCCTACTTCACTCAAAGGGTAGATGCCCTAGGCCGTCCAGGTCTATCACCTTCACAGAAGTGCACAGCAGCCATGCATATGTTGGCGTATGGTGTTCCTGCTGACAAAACAGATGACCATATAAGACTTGGTGCATCTACGGCACTCGAGTCTCTTGAGAAATTTGCTAAGGGGGTCATTGCCAAGTTTGGTGGGGAATATTTGCGAAGGCCAACTGTTGAAGACATTCAACGTCTACTAGAAATTGGCGAAGCACGTGGTTTTCCTGGTATGCTAGGaagcatagactgcatgcattgggagtggaaAAACTGTCCTGTTGGATGGAAGGGGCAGTTTACACGTGGTGACTATGGTGTCCCTACCATCATCCTTGAGGCTGTTGCATCCCATGATCTATGGATATGGCATGCCTTCTTTGGTGTCCCAGGATccaacaatgacatcaatgtgctcaaTCAGTCGCCATTGTTCACTGAAACATTGCAAGGGAATGCTCCTCGGGTAGACTACTATGTCAATGAGCAACAATACAAGAAGGGATATTATCTTGCAGATGGAATATATCCGGAGTGGGCTGTTTTTGTGAAAACCATTCGGCTGCCTCAAACTGAAAACGACAAGTTATTTGCGAAGAAACAAGAAGGTGCGAGAAAGGATGTTGAACGTGCATTTGGAGTTCTACAACAACGCTTCAAAATTGTCGCAGAACCATCACGGCTTTGGGATCAAATAGATATCTGCAACATAATGGAAGcatgtgtgatcatgcacaacatgatacTTGAAGATGAGAAGGGCGTGGAGTTACCCTTCGATTTGAATGAAGCTTTAGGAACATCCACTGCTCTGCCGCCGACAGCGATTAATGGGGCTACACCTTTGTTCACCGACGTGATTAGAAGAGATGTTGAGATACGTGACCGGTCCATGCACAATCGACTCAAgcatgatttggttgagcatatttGGAAGAAATTCGGTGAAGCTACAAACAACTAG
- the LOC123110365 gene encoding glutathione S-transferase T3-like has translation MEYRPPNGFMSFLQGQSHPNFTLPAPQQLGFQYPMFCTQPPPPPAKHHPLPSTSNPRTTTPSNKRKRVTIDVEADDEDRQRLYYTKDEDLRLVSAWLSKSVNPIDGNAKKGEYYWKEVVDTYNSTTESDRQRDVKHLKNHWYKTTKKVTSFNGCYNQMRDTYASGRCDKQLMQQALDLYQSRNGHQFLYVHWWEAVKDSQKWKIHVYTEGDGTKRSAPIPTENAQRPPGTKRAKKATGKDKEAPTEMNNMKEQIEAFLQAQADAKERTAEMMELQSRLSAQKVEANRLAYEAAKERTVAKLAEERTKLFDKFTDMLNADTTRMEPWAKEMHMKAVTRLGDQLFREE, from the exons ATGGAATACCGTCCTCCTAATGGTTTCATGAGCTTCCTTCAAGGCCAAAGTCATCCAAACTTCACTTTGCCAGCCCCTCAGCAGCTTGGTTTCCAATATCCAATGTTCtgcacgcagccgccgccaccaccagccaAGCACCACCCTCTTCCATCAACGTCTAATCCCAGGACCACAACTCCATCGAACAAGCGAAAACGTGTCACAATCGATGTGGAAGCAGATGATGAAGATAGACAGAGGTTGTACTATACAAAAGATGAGGACCTCAGATTG GTGAGTGCTTGGTTAAGCAAATCTGTGAATCCAATCGATGGGAATGCCAAGAAGGGGGAATACTACTGGAAGGAGGTTGTTGATACATACAACAGCACAACAGAGAGTGACCGACAAAGGGATGTGAAGCACCTCAAGAACCATTGGTACAAAACAACAAAGAAGGTAACCTCTTTCAATGGCTGCTATAACCAGATGAGAGATACCTATGCGAGTGGCCGGTGTGATAAACAATTGATGCAGCAAGCGCTAGACCTGTACCAAAGCCGCAATGGGCACCAGTTCCTGTATGTGCATTGGTGGGAAGCTGTGAAAGACAGCCAAAAGTGGAAGATTCATGTATACACAGAAGGAGATGGAACAAAGAGGTCAGCACCAATACCAACTGAGAATGCTCAGCGTCCCCCAGGAACAAAGAGGGCGAAGAAAGCTAcaggaaaagataaggaagcacCTACTGAGATGAATAACATGAAAGAACAGATTGAGGCCTTTCTACAAGCACAAGCTGATGCTAAGGAGCGAACTGCTGAGATGATGGAATTGCAGAGTCGATTGTCTGCTCAGAAGGTAGAAGCTAATCGACTTGCATATGAGGCAGCAAAGGAGAGGACAGTGGCCAAGTTAGCAGAGGAAAGAACAAAGTTGTTTGACAAGTTCACAGATATGTTGAATGCTGACACAACAAGAATGGAGCCATGGGCAAAGGAGATGCATATGAAGGCTGTTACAAGATTGGGGGATCAACTTTTCAGGGAGGAATAG
- the LOC123077490 gene encoding glutathione S-transferase T3-like yields MEYRPPNGFMSFLQGQSHPNFTLPAPQQLGFQYPMFCTQPPPPPAKHHPLPSTSNPRTTTPSNKRKRVTIDVEADDEDRQRLYYTKDEDLRLVSAWLSKSVNPIDGNAKKGEYYWKEVVDTYNSTTESDRQRDVKHLKNHWYKTTKKVTSFNGCYNQMRDTYASGRCDKQLMQQALDLYQSRNGHQFLYVHWWEAVKDSQKWKIHVYTEGDGTKRSAPIPTENAQRPPGTKRAKKATGKDKEAPTEMNNMKEQIEAFLQAQADAKERTAEMMELQSRLSAQKVEANRLAYEAAKERTVAKLAEERTKLFDKFTDMLNADTTRMEPWAKEMHMKAVTRLGDQLFKKEE; encoded by the exons ATGGAATACCGTCCTCCTAATGGTTTCATGAGCTTCCTTCAAGGCCAAAGTCATCCAAACTTCACTTTGCCAGCCCCTCAGCAGCTTGGTTTCCAATATCCAATGTTCtgcacgcagccgccgccaccaccagccaAGCACCACCCTCTTCCATCAACGTCTAATCCCAGGACCACAACTCCATCGAACAAGCGAAAACGTGTCACAATCGATGTGGAAGCAGATGATGAAGATAGACAGAGGTTGTACTATACAAAAGATGAGGACCTCAGATTG GTGAGTGCTTGGTTAAGCAAATCTGTGAATCCAATCGATGGGAATGCCAAGAAGGGGGAATACTACTGGAAGGAGGTTGTTGATACATACAACAGCACAACAGAGAGTGACCGACAAAGGGATGTGAAGCACCTCAAGAACCATTGGTACAAAACAACAAAGAAGGTAACCTCTTTCAATGGCTGCTATAACCAGATGAGAGATACCTATGCGAGTGGCCGGTGTGATAAACAATTGATGCAGCAAGCGCTAGACCTGTACCAAAGCCGCAATGGGCACCAGTTCCTGTATGTGCATTGGTGGGAAGCTGTGAAAGACAGCCAAAAGTGGAAGATTCATGTATACACAGAAGGAGATGGAACAAAGAGGTCAGCACCAATACCAACTGAGAATGCTCAGCGTCCCCCAGGAACAAAGAGGGCGAAGAAAGCTAcaggaaaagataaggaagcacCTACTGAGATGAATAACATGAAAGAACAGATTGAGGCCTTTCTACAAGCACAAGCTGATGCTAAGGAGCGAACTGCTGAGATGATGGAATTGCAGAGTCGATTGTCTGCTCAGAAGGTAGAAGCTAATCGACTTGCATATGAGGCAGCAAAGGAGAGGACAGTGGCCAAGTTAGCAGAGGAAAGAACAAAGTTGTTTGACAAGTTCACAGATATGTTGAATGCTGACACAACAAGAATGGAGCCATGGGCAAAGGAGATGCATATGAAGGCTGTTACAAGATTGGGGGATCAACTTTTCAAAAAGGAGGAATAG
- the LOC123077462 gene encoding uncharacterized protein — translation MSQLSSDEFEDDTIDPTEIFSLEDYLAQQNTLNNFATQIATNIHHTLEGPSTRRQSAPRTYIDRKREFYNELLIADYFCDNPTYPDYYFRRRFRMGKPLFLRIVQALGEWSPYFTQRVDALGRPGLSPLQKCTAAMHMLAYGVPADKTDDHIRLGASTALESLEKFAKGVIAKFGGEYLRRPTVEDIQRLLEIGEARGFPGMLGSIDCMHWEWKNCPVGWKGQFTRGDYGVPTIILEAVASHDLWIWHAFFGVPGSNNDINVLNQSPLFTETLQGNAPRVDYYVNEQQYKKGYYLADGIYPEWAVFVKTIRLPQTEKDKLFAKKQEGARKDVERAFGVLQQRFKIVAEPSRLWDQIDICNIMEACVIMHNMILEDEKGVELPFDLNEALGTSTALPPTAISGATPLFTDVIRRDVEIRDRSMHNRLKHDLVEHIWKKFGEATNN, via the coding sequence ATGTCACAATTGAGTTCCGATGAGTTCGAAGATGATACCATTGACCCAACAGAAATTTTCTCTCTAGAAGATTACTTGGCACAACAGAATACTCTCAACAACTTTGCTACACAAATAGCCACAAACATTCATCATACACTAGAAGGTCCAAGTACTAGGCGTCAGTCAGCCCCTAGGACATATATTGACAGGAAGAGAGAATTTTACAATGAACTTCTCATAGCAGATTACTTCTGTGATAATCCTACCTATCCTGATTACTACTTCCGTAGAAGGTTCCGCATGGGAAAACCCCTCTTTCTACGCATTGTTCAAGCTCTTGGTGAGTGGTCTCCCTACTTCACTCAAAGGGTAGATGCCCTAGGCCGTCCAGGTCTATCACCTTTACAGAAGTGCACAGCAGCCATGCATATGTTGGCGTATGGTGTTCCTGCTGACAAAACAGATGACCATATAAGACTTGGTGCATCTACGGCACTCGAGTCTCTTGAGAAATTTGCTAAGGGGGTCATTGCCAAGTTTGGTGGGGAATATTTGCGAAGGCCAACTGTTGAAGACATTCAACGTCTACTAGAAATTGGCGAAGCACGTGGTTTTCCTGGTATGCTAGGaagcatagactgcatgcattgggagtggaaAAACTGTCCTGTTGGATGGAAGGGGCAGTTTACACGTGGTGACTATGGTGTCCCTACCATCATCCTTGAGGCTGTTGCATCCCATGATCTATGGATATGGCATGCCTTCTTTGGTGTCCCAGGATccaacaatgacatcaatgtgctcaaTCAGTCGCCATTGTTCACTGAAACATTGCAAGGGAATGCTCCTAGGGTAGACTACTATGTCAATGAGCAACAATACAAGAAGGGATATTATCTTGCAGATGGAATATATCCGGAGTGGGCTGTTTTTGTGAAAACCATTCGGCTGCCTCAAACTGAAAAGGACAAGTTATTTGCGAAGAAACAAGAAGGTGCGAGAAAGGATGTTGAACGTGCATTTGGAGTTCTACAACAACGCTTCAAAATTGTCGCAGAACCATCACGGCTTTGGGATCAAATAGATATCTGCAACATAATGGAAGcatgtgtgatcatgcacaacatgatacTTGAAGATGAGAAGGGCGTGGAGTTACCCTTCGATTTGAATGAAGCTTTAGGAACATCCACTGCTCTGCCGCCGACAGCGATTAGTGGGGCTACACCTTTGTTCACCGACGTGATTAGAAGAGATGTTGAGATACGTGACCGGTCCATGCACAATCGACTCAAgcatgatttggttgagcatatttGGAAGAAATTCGGTGAAGCTACAAACAACTAG
- the LOC123077455 gene encoding uncharacterized protein has protein sequence MSQLSSDEFEDDTIDPTEIFSLEDYLAQQNTLNNFATQIATNIHHTLEGPSTRRQSAPRTYIDRKREFYNELLIADYFCDNPTYPDYYFRRRFCMGKPLFLRIVQALGEWSPYFTQRVDALGRPGLSPLQKCTAAMHMLAYGVPADKTDDHIRLGASTALESLEKFAKGVIAKFGGEYLRRPTVEDIQRLLEIGEARGFPGMLGSIDCMHWEWKNCPVGWKGQFTRGDYGVPTIILEAVASHDLWIWHAFFGVPGSNNDINVLNQSPLFTETLQGNAPRVDYYVNEQQYKKGYYLADGIYPEWAVFVKTIRLPQTEKDKLFAKKQEGARKDVERAFGVLQQRFKIVAEPSRLWDQIDICNIMEACVIMHNMILEDEKGVELPFDLNEALGTSTALPPTAINGATPLFTDVIRRDVEIRDRSMHNRLKHDLVEHIWKKFGEATNN, from the coding sequence ATGTCACAATTGAGTTCCGATGAGTTCGAAGATGATACCATTGACCCAACAGAAATTTTCTCTCTAGAAGATTACTTGGCACAACAGAATACTCTCAACAACTTTGCTACACAAATAGCCACAAACATTCATCATACACTAGAAGGTCCAAGTACTAGGCGTCAGTCAGCCCCTAGGACATATATTGACAGGAAGAGAGAATTTTACAATGAACTTCTCATAGCAGATTACTTCTGTGATAATCCTACCTATCCTGATTACTACTTCCGTAGAAGGTTCTGCATGGGAAAACCCCTCTTTCTACGCATTGTTCAAGCTCTTGGTGAGTGGTCTCCCTACTTCACTCAAAGGGTAGATGCCCTAGGCCGTCCAGGTCTATCACCTTTACAGAAGTGCACAGCAGCCATGCATATGTTGGCGTATGGTGTTCCTGCTGACAAAACAGATGACCATATAAGACTTGGTGCATCTACGGCACTCGAGTCTCTTGAGAAATTTGCTAAGGGGGTCATTGCCAAGTTTGGTGGGGAATATTTGCGAAGGCCAACTGTTGAAGACATTCAACGTCTACTAGAAATTGGCGAAGCACGTGGTTTTCCTGGTATGCTAGGaagcatagactgcatgcattgggagtggaaAAACTGTCCTGTTGGATGGAAGGGGCAGTTTACACGTGGTGACTATGGTGTCCCTACCATCATCCTTGAGGCTGTTGCATCCCATGATCTATGGATATGGCATGCCTTCTTTGGTGTCCCAGGATccaacaatgacatcaatgtgctcaaTCAGTCGCCATTGTTCACTGAAACATTGCAAGGGAATGCTCCTAGGGTAGACTACTATGTCAATGAGCAACAATACAAGAAGGGATATTATCTTGCAGATGGAATATATCCGGAGTGGGCTGTTTTTGTGAAAACCATTCGGCTGCCTCAAACTGAAAAGGACAAGTTATTTGCGAAGAAACAAGAAGGTGCGAGAAAGGATGTTGAACGTGCATTTGGAGTTCTACAACAACGCTTCAAAATTGTCGCAGAACCATCACGGCTTTGGGATCAAATAGATATCTGCAACATAATGGAAGcatgtgtgatcatgcacaacatgatacTTGAAGATGAGAAGGGCGTGGAGTTACCCTTCGATTTGAATGAAGCTTTAGGAACATCCACTGCTCTGCCGCCGACAGCGATTAATGGGGCTACACCTTTGTTCACCGACGTGATTAGAAGAGATGTTGAGATACGTGACCGGTCCATGCACAATCGACTCAAgcatgatttggttgagcatatttGGAAGAAATTCGGTGAAGCTACAAACAACTAG